A window from Zingiber officinale cultivar Zhangliang chromosome 7A, Zo_v1.1, whole genome shotgun sequence encodes these proteins:
- the LOC121999613 gene encoding uncharacterized protein LOC121999613, with the protein MVDYFSKWVEVEQLAKISEQMAFTSVANAQSNNQVEVTNREILRGLRTRLDHARGSWFNELPSVLWALRMTPKEITSVTPFHLVYGGKVVVPMEVGVESNWLHLYDEGNAERRYMELDLVDKTWDKATIRLMAYRQRMKQSYNRRVIPRSFQVGDQVWKRIKLVSEVNKLENGY; encoded by the exons AtggtggattacttctccaagtgggtggaggtcgagcaGTTGGCTAAAATAAGTGAACAGATG gccttcacctcagtggccaACGCCCAAAGCAACAACCAGGTAGAGGTCACCAACCGAGAGATCCTCAGAGGCCTACGAACTCGACTCGACCATGCGAGAGGCAGCTGGTTCAACGAGCTCCCTAGCGTTCTGTGGGCCCTCCGTATGACTCCCAAGGAGATAACCAGCGTCACACCATTTCACTTAGTGTACGGCGGTAAAGTGGTGGTCCCCatggaggtcggagtagaatccaACTGGCTTCATCTCTACGATGAGGGGAATGCTGAGCGGAGGTACATGGAGCTTGATTTGGTGGACAAGACATGGGACAAGGCTACCATTCGACTGATGGCATACCGACAGCGGATGAAGCAGAGCTACAATCGAAGGGTGATCCCAAGATCCTTCCAAGTTGGCGACCAGGTTTGGAAAAGAATCAAGCTGGTCAGCGAAGTCAACAAGCTCGAG AATGGATATTAA